The Nitrospiraceae bacterium genome has a window encoding:
- a CDS encoding PAS domain S-box protein, giving the protein MSQTESARRIIILSPVDLTTLIITGLVFGLDILTPTGVAVGVLYVAPVFSTLRSTRPNSTIQLSSLCTLLVLLGTFPLPTTEVLTPFVITNRLLALFSIWVTALLVRNYRRTAGEMARLAAIVTSSDDAIIGMSLDGRIDTWNAGAEQMYGYSAEEIKKQPITVLLPDDRKDELIEILARIRRGEHVRHFETVRKNKRGELRHVALTVSPIIDEQGTILGASKISQDITEEKEAREERARLLNELQAALAKVKRLEGFLPVCSACKKIRDDTGQWVPFERYITEHSEAVFSHGYCPTCFESTMQQLKHKIT; this is encoded by the coding sequence GTGTCGCAGACTGAGTCAGCGCGGAGGATCATCATCCTGTCGCCGGTCGACCTGACGACGCTCATTATCACCGGACTGGTCTTCGGGCTCGATATTCTGACCCCGACCGGAGTCGCCGTCGGAGTCCTCTACGTCGCACCTGTTTTTTCTACGCTGCGGTCTACCCGCCCGAACTCTACCATACAACTGTCCAGCCTATGCACGTTGCTCGTCCTCCTCGGGACGTTTCCCTTGCCGACCACCGAAGTCCTGACTCCTTTCGTGATTACGAACCGCCTTCTTGCCTTATTCAGCATTTGGGTGACCGCCCTCCTCGTCAGAAATTATCGTCGCACTGCAGGGGAAATGGCACGGCTGGCGGCTATCGTGACCTCGTCCGATGATGCAATCATCGGCATGTCCCTTGATGGGAGAATCGACACCTGGAACGCCGGGGCTGAGCAGATGTACGGCTATAGCGCCGAGGAGATCAAGAAACAGCCGATTACAGTGTTGCTGCCGGACGACCGAAAAGATGAATTGATTGAGATCCTCGCGCGCATCAGACGCGGCGAACACGTACGGCATTTCGAAACCGTGAGAAAGAATAAGCGCGGTGAACTGCGTCACGTCGCCTTGACGGTCTCTCCAATTATTGACGAACAGGGTACGATCCTCGGCGCCTCGAAAATCTCTCAAGACATTACAGAAGAAAAGGAGGCGCGGGAAGAACGTGCGAGGCTGCTCAACGAGTTGCAGGCCGCTCTCGCCAAGGTGAAACGACTCGAGGGCTTTCTCCCAGTGTGCTCGGCCTGCAAAAAGATTCGGGACGATACCGGTCAGTGGGTCCCATTCGAACGCTACATCACCGAGCATTCCGAAGCGGTATTCTCGCACGGGTACTGCCCAACCTGTTTTGAATCGACGATGCAGCAGCTCAAGCACAAGATCACGTGA